A single region of the Rhizobium sp. NLR16a genome encodes:
- a CDS encoding DUF930 domain-containing protein, with the protein MRLDAAGFKGHIAAVTDEVDLVETNHETAKRRPEIRWGIGVSVLLHVPVVALLIFGLPKIEPKPPEDESVKVELVPPPEEQKPEEKKVEEKPKEEEKPQEQAKAELPPPPPPPPPPPAENRTAEQAKPATPMPSLKPVFEFGDRDSGPEISAAGNSSQGDAKPATAAPQHDTQPEQALAETSAEKPQTETPPERPVPEDVKLPEVATADVSHERNAPLAETNGDAKTDIEVVKPQAQKPPEPPKAEVAKDDLPKAKTLFSQTADDDPVARIAMSGVPRGKRVAQLCGNELQQQLFHGSPSFQPIIVPTFPLSRGTVLDIKSAAFRTAKGWYKIRFRCEVNGDATKVVSFAHEAGGLIPRNQYATYSIRE; encoded by the coding sequence TTGCGGCTTGATGCTGCCGGCTTTAAAGGCCACATCGCTGCTGTGACAGACGAAGTGGACTTGGTGGAGACGAATCACGAAACGGCAAAACGGCGGCCCGAAATCCGCTGGGGTATCGGTGTGTCCGTGCTTCTGCACGTGCCGGTCGTTGCGCTTCTGATTTTCGGCTTGCCGAAGATCGAACCGAAGCCCCCGGAGGACGAGAGCGTGAAGGTCGAGCTCGTCCCGCCGCCGGAGGAGCAGAAGCCGGAGGAGAAAAAGGTCGAGGAGAAACCGAAAGAGGAAGAGAAGCCGCAAGAGCAGGCGAAGGCTGAGTTGCCTCCACCGCCTCCTCCTCCACCGCCGCCTCCGGCTGAAAACAGGACAGCAGAACAGGCCAAGCCTGCTACCCCTATGCCAAGCTTGAAGCCTGTCTTTGAGTTCGGTGACAGGGACAGTGGACCCGAAATATCGGCAGCGGGGAATTCATCCCAGGGCGACGCTAAACCTGCGACAGCCGCACCTCAGCATGACACACAGCCGGAACAGGCGCTTGCTGAGACTTCTGCAGAAAAGCCGCAGACTGAGACGCCGCCGGAAAGGCCGGTTCCGGAGGATGTAAAGCTTCCTGAGGTTGCTACGGCTGATGTTTCTCACGAGCGCAATGCGCCTTTGGCAGAAACTAACGGTGACGCCAAGACTGATATTGAAGTCGTCAAGCCACAGGCGCAGAAGCCTCCTGAGCCGCCGAAGGCGGAAGTTGCAAAGGACGACCTGCCCAAAGCAAAGACGTTATTTTCGCAGACAGCTGACGATGATCCAGTGGCGAGGATAGCGATGAGCGGGGTGCCGCGCGGCAAACGTGTCGCCCAGCTTTGCGGCAACGAGCTCCAGCAACAGCTCTTTCATGGCTCGCCTAGCTTTCAGCCGATTATAGTGCCCACTTTCCCACTATCCCGCGGCACAGTTCTCGACATAAAAAGTGCGGCTTTCCGCACTGCTAAAGGCTGGTACAAAATCCGTTTTCGTTGCGAGGTCAACGGGGATGCCACGAAAGTCGTCTCGTTTGCCCATGAGGCCGGTGGGCTGATCCCTCGCAATCAGTACGCAACCTACAGCATTCGTGAGTAG
- a CDS encoding phenylalanine--tRNA ligase beta subunit-related protein, whose protein sequence is MQFSHSNAIWQAFPQLAAGALFAEGIHALADVEEAIASFSAIAAARLAEAQESEFPEIQAWRRGFSRMGLKPTQYRAASEALLRRFRQEHALPRLHPLIDLCNAISLAFAIPVAVFDTENIAGDLQVRHATGHETYLTFSGQSEHPEPDEVIFADDEGRAHARRWTNRQGGLSAVRETTRSVLIVAEALHAGAGEDTASLVATLADALARHWSVTAATAALSQASPRFAFQV, encoded by the coding sequence ATGCAGTTCAGCCATTCCAACGCGATATGGCAGGCTTTTCCGCAGCTTGCCGCCGGCGCGCTTTTTGCCGAAGGCATTCATGCGCTAGCTGACGTCGAAGAGGCGATCGCAAGTTTCAGCGCGATCGCCGCGGCCCGGCTCGCTGAAGCCCAGGAAAGCGAATTCCCGGAGATCCAGGCGTGGCGGCGCGGCTTTTCCCGCATGGGCTTGAAGCCGACGCAGTATCGCGCGGCATCCGAGGCGCTTCTGCGTCGCTTCCGCCAGGAGCACGCCCTGCCGCGCCTTCATCCGCTCATCGATCTCTGCAATGCGATTTCGCTCGCCTTTGCCATTCCTGTCGCCGTCTTCGACACGGAAAACATTGCCGGCGATCTCCAGGTGCGGCATGCAACGGGGCATGAGACCTATCTCACCTTCAGCGGTCAAAGCGAACATCCGGAGCCGGACGAGGTGATCTTCGCGGATGACGAAGGCAGAGCACATGCCCGCCGCTGGACGAACCGGCAGGGCGGCCTGTCGGCGGTGCGGGAGACGACGCGCTCGGTGCTGATCGTCGCCGAGGCGCTGCATGCCGGGGCCGGCGAGGATACCGCCAGCTTGGTTGCGACGCTCGCGGATGCGCTCGCGCGTCACTGGTCGGTGACAGCGGCGACCGCCGCCCTCAGTCAGGCATCGCCGCGTTTCGCATTCCAGGTGTAA
- a CDS encoding Crp/Fnr family transcriptional regulator, with amino-acid sequence MIEPLLLNLGSRDVLSNDEENLLRSILVKDRQFAVGEDLVSQGSRPPFSTLLLDGFAARYKVMADGSRQITALHVAGDFVDLHAFPVKVMDHGIVALSPCHVALADHADLRAITERMPHLTRLLWLDTLVDGAIHREWIVAMGRRSKRAQIAHLVCELFMRLKVVRRTRGESFQFPLTQIEMADVLGISVVHLNKTLQALRREGVFTWENRTITIVDWERLQEIAEFDPAYLSISREPR; translated from the coding sequence GTGATTGAACCCTTGTTGCTGAACCTTGGAAGCCGTGATGTGCTGTCGAACGACGAGGAAAACCTTCTTCGGTCGATCCTCGTCAAGGACAGGCAATTCGCCGTCGGAGAAGATCTCGTTTCCCAAGGCAGCCGCCCGCCCTTCAGCACGCTGCTGCTCGACGGGTTCGCGGCGCGCTACAAGGTGATGGCGGACGGCAGCCGGCAGATCACCGCACTTCATGTTGCCGGCGACTTTGTCGACCTCCATGCTTTTCCCGTCAAGGTAATGGATCATGGCATCGTTGCGCTGTCACCCTGCCACGTCGCTTTGGCCGATCATGCCGACTTGAGGGCGATCACCGAGCGCATGCCGCATTTGACGCGGCTGCTTTGGCTCGACACGCTGGTCGACGGCGCTATTCACCGGGAATGGATCGTCGCCATGGGGCGGCGCTCCAAACGCGCTCAGATCGCCCATCTCGTCTGCGAACTCTTCATGCGGCTGAAGGTCGTCAGGCGCACCCGGGGTGAAAGCTTTCAGTTTCCGCTGACGCAGATCGAGATGGCGGACGTGCTCGGCATATCGGTGGTCCACCTCAACAAGACGCTGCAGGCTCTCAGGCGCGAGGGCGTCTTCACCTGGGAGAACCGAACGATCACCATCGTCGATTGGGAACGCCTGCAGGAGATCGCCGAATTCGACCCCGCTTATCTCAGCATCTCCAGAGAGCCGCGCTGA
- a CDS encoding DUF427 domain-containing protein: MLDKSIKIPGPDHPITVEHNPCRVVVTVAGRTIADSRNALTLREASYPPVQYIPRRDVDMSLLQRTDHATHCPYKGDASYYSIALGGKRSENAVWTYEAPHAAVSNIKDHLAFYPDRVDAIEELASPEAGAF; this comes from the coding sequence ATGTTGGACAAGTCGATCAAGATTCCGGGGCCGGACCATCCGATCACCGTCGAGCACAATCCCTGCCGCGTCGTCGTCACCGTCGCCGGCCGGACGATTGCCGATAGCCGCAACGCGCTGACGCTGCGCGAGGCCTCCTATCCGCCGGTCCAGTATATCCCTCGCAGGGATGTCGATATGTCGCTGCTTCAGCGCACCGATCACGCCACACATTGCCCCTACAAGGGCGATGCCTCCTATTACAGTATTGCTTTGGGCGGCAAACGCTCCGAGAACGCGGTTTGGACCTACGAAGCCCCGCATGCCGCCGTCAGCAACATCAAAGACCATCTCGCCTTCTATCCCGACCGTGTCGACGCAATCGAGGAATTGGCTTCGCCCGAGGCCGGCGCCTTCTGA
- a CDS encoding AraC family transcriptional regulator — MPKNQFRMLRSALSGVEAVEAETPHSFARHTHEQFGIGLVSSGAQKSLSGRGMVEAEAGDIITVNPNEVHDGAPIGERRSWRILYFDPEIVTGLSQEIGARRSEISHPVIRDAAIASRFETLFYAVTASAADGLLCEELLLQLVADVMREGGGSEARPPVPSSIRAARDLIDDDPLAAVSLADLSRESGLSRFQLLRGFAKATGLTPHAYLVQARIHIARRLISQGTPLAEAAFASGFADQSHMTRVFVRKYGLSPRLYAGAFL; from the coding sequence ATGCCGAAAAACCAGTTCAGGATGCTGCGCTCGGCGCTTTCAGGCGTCGAAGCGGTGGAAGCCGAAACGCCTCACAGTTTCGCCAGGCACACGCATGAGCAGTTCGGCATCGGCCTCGTCTCGTCGGGGGCGCAGAAATCGCTCAGCGGGCGCGGCATGGTGGAGGCGGAGGCTGGCGATATCATCACCGTCAATCCGAACGAGGTGCATGACGGCGCGCCGATCGGCGAGCGTCGGTCGTGGCGCATCCTCTATTTCGATCCCGAGATCGTCACCGGCCTCTCGCAAGAGATCGGCGCAAGGCGCTCGGAAATCTCCCATCCCGTCATTCGCGATGCGGCGATCGCCAGCCGCTTCGAAACGCTGTTTTACGCGGTGACCGCGAGTGCTGCCGACGGGCTGCTCTGCGAGGAACTGCTTCTGCAACTCGTCGCCGATGTCATGCGCGAAGGCGGCGGCAGCGAGGCGAGGCCGCCGGTGCCGTCATCCATCCGCGCGGCGCGGGATCTGATCGACGACGATCCTCTTGCCGCCGTCTCGCTGGCCGATCTTTCCCGGGAAAGCGGCCTCAGCCGCTTCCAGCTGCTGCGCGGCTTCGCGAAGGCGACGGGACTGACGCCGCACGCTTATCTCGTCCAGGCCCGCATCCACATCGCCCGGCGGCTGATTTCTCAGGGCACGCCGCTTGCCGAAGCCGCCTTTGCCAGCGGCTTTGCCGACCAGAGCCACATGACGCGCGTCTTCGTGCGCAAATACGGCCTGTCGCCGCGGCTTTATGCCGGGGCATTTCTCTGA
- a CDS encoding APH(3')-II family aminoglycoside O-phosphotransferase, which translates to MTSFERLPGPLAARLSGYRMERDALGRSAASVFRLEGEGLPALYLKVEAAGPFGELADEAARLAWLKASGLPCPEVIARESDDERNWLLLSALPGTDLASASALAPLARIELLAEALLDLHRLPITSCPFDHRLEKRLPVAKARMEAGIVDEEDFDPARLGKSAAELFAELKSLRPASEDLVVTHGDACLPNFVALHGQFSGYIDCSRLGVADRYQDIALACRSIAYNFGEALVQPFLDRYGLPAPDPARIHYYQLLDEFF; encoded by the coding sequence TTGACATCTTTCGAGAGATTGCCTGGCCCGCTTGCTGCCCGTCTGTCTGGCTACCGGATGGAGCGGGATGCGCTCGGCCGTTCGGCCGCGAGCGTCTTTCGCCTGGAAGGCGAGGGCCTGCCGGCGCTCTATCTGAAGGTCGAGGCGGCGGGGCCGTTCGGCGAGCTTGCCGATGAGGCGGCCCGGCTCGCCTGGCTCAAGGCCTCCGGCCTGCCTTGCCCGGAGGTGATCGCCCGTGAAAGCGACGACGAACGTAACTGGCTGCTGCTCAGCGCGCTGCCGGGAACCGATCTCGCCAGTGCTTCGGCGCTGGCGCCCCTGGCGCGCATCGAATTGCTGGCGGAGGCACTGCTCGATCTTCATCGCCTGCCGATCACTTCCTGTCCGTTCGATCACCGCCTGGAAAAGCGCCTGCCGGTAGCCAAGGCGCGCATGGAAGCAGGAATCGTCGATGAGGAGGATTTCGATCCGGCCCGGCTGGGAAAGAGCGCCGCCGAACTGTTCGCTGAGCTCAAGAGCTTAAGGCCGGCCAGCGAGGATCTCGTCGTCACCCATGGCGATGCCTGCCTGCCGAACTTCGTCGCTCTACACGGCCAATTCTCAGGCTATATCGATTGCAGCCGCCTCGGCGTCGCCGACCGCTACCAGGATATCGCGCTCGCCTGCCGCAGCATCGCCTATAACTTCGGCGAGGCGCTGGTGCAGCCATTTCTCGATCGTTACGGCCTGCCGGCGCCCGATCCGGCGAGGATCCATTACTATCAGCTGCTCGACGAGTTCTTCTAA
- a CDS encoding DMT family transporter: protein MSRQVQGYFYLALAMLTVGSTVIASKIIASGLPPFTATALRFALALPVFFLLMRASGTRLPKLSRYDRLILVIQAGAGSVGYTTLLISGLSLTSAADAGVIIGTLPVVSAAVSILLLRERPGRALLLAVALASVGVFSIAFTPEATGGSLAGNLLIFLAVICEGLFILLNKRLTANIAPLAQSTLMTGIGFAVSIVPAILEAPLTHGFSASAAAAVVYYALVPTVGGFLLWYAGAERVSGTEAALFTALAPVSAVMLAFVLLGEPIGLNHIAGIACVLAAVFGLAFAGSHRKFIEGK from the coding sequence ATGTCGAGACAGGTTCAAGGCTATTTCTATCTGGCGCTCGCCATGCTGACGGTCGGCAGCACTGTCATCGCGAGTAAGATCATTGCTTCGGGACTGCCGCCGTTTACCGCCACCGCCTTGCGCTTCGCCCTCGCTCTTCCCGTCTTCTTCCTGCTGATGCGGGCAAGCGGAACCCGGTTGCCGAAGCTCTCCAGGTATGACCGTCTCATCCTCGTCATTCAGGCCGGCGCCGGCAGTGTCGGCTATACGACGCTGCTGATATCGGGCCTCAGCCTCACCTCGGCCGCCGATGCGGGCGTCATCATCGGCACGCTGCCGGTGGTCTCGGCGGCGGTTTCGATCCTGCTGCTGCGCGAACGGCCAGGGCGCGCCCTGCTTCTGGCCGTGGCGCTGGCGAGCGTCGGCGTGTTTTCGATCGCCTTCACACCGGAGGCGACCGGCGGTTCGCTTGCCGGCAATCTGCTGATTTTTCTCGCGGTCATCTGCGAGGGCTTGTTCATTCTGTTGAACAAGCGGTTGACCGCCAACATTGCCCCGCTTGCCCAGTCGACGCTGATGACCGGCATCGGCTTCGCTGTCTCGATCGTTCCGGCCATTTTAGAGGCGCCCCTCACGCATGGGTTTTCAGCCAGTGCTGCCGCTGCCGTCGTCTATTATGCTCTGGTGCCGACCGTCGGCGGCTTTCTGCTGTGGTATGCGGGGGCAGAGAGGGTGAGCGGCACGGAAGCCGCGCTCTTCACCGCGCTTGCGCCGGTTTCGGCCGTCATGCTCGCCTTCGTCCTCCTCGGCGAGCCGATCGGTTTAAACCATATTGCCGGCATTGCCTGCGTCCTGGCGGCCGTGTTCGGGCTTGCCTTTGCAGGAAGCCACAGGAAATTCATCGAAGGGAAATGA
- a CDS encoding DUF922 domain-containing protein — MTKTFLPYLLAAVFAALPAAAQSEWQAIEEVRPYSISGKTGAELYQSIGAQGPKAGVTGRVIAHTTFKLTWTRKYEPQGNACAIVTNRPKLIITYTLPQPSAGLPPAVKSSWDGFISGVAAHERVHGETIKDMVREIEAMSVGFTVADDPDCKKIRVELTRRLGEISAKQRQRGRDFDKVEMGDGGNIQQLILKLVNGP, encoded by the coding sequence GTGACGAAGACTTTTCTACCCTACCTACTGGCGGCAGTTTTCGCCGCATTACCGGCCGCGGCGCAGAGCGAATGGCAGGCGATCGAGGAGGTGCGGCCCTATTCGATTTCAGGCAAGACCGGCGCCGAACTTTATCAATCGATCGGGGCACAGGGCCCCAAGGCCGGCGTCACCGGCCGGGTCATCGCGCATACGACGTTCAAGCTCACCTGGACCCGCAAGTACGAGCCGCAGGGCAATGCCTGCGCCATCGTCACCAATCGGCCGAAGCTCATCATCACCTACACACTGCCGCAGCCCTCGGCCGGGCTGCCGCCAGCCGTCAAGAGCAGCTGGGATGGCTTCATTTCAGGCGTTGCCGCGCATGAGCGGGTGCACGGCGAAACCATCAAGGACATGGTTAGGGAAATCGAGGCGATGAGCGTCGGCTTCACCGTTGCCGACGACCCCGACTGCAAGAAGATCAGGGTCGAGCTGACCCGGCGCCTCGGCGAGATTTCCGCAAAGCAGCGCCAGCGCGGCCGCGACTTCGACAAGGTCGAAATGGGCGACGGCGGCAATATCCAGCAGCTCATCCTCAAGCTCGTGAATGGGCCTTAG
- a CDS encoding GYD domain-containing protein, whose translation MTTYIVLINWTDQGVRTVRDSSKRLDAAKKLLGDMGGSFNQFFLTMGGHDMVAVCEAPDDAVMARFGLSLAMAGNVRTQTLKAFPEAAYREIIGSLS comes from the coding sequence ATGACCACTTACATTGTGTTGATCAACTGGACGGACCAAGGCGTGCGCACTGTTCGCGACTCGTCAAAACGGCTGGATGCGGCGAAGAAACTGCTAGGCGACATGGGCGGCTCCTTCAACCAGTTCTTTCTGACGATGGGCGGCCACGACATGGTGGCTGTCTGCGAAGCGCCTGACGATGCCGTCATGGCGCGATTTGGCCTTTCGCTGGCGATGGCCGGCAATGTCCGCACCCAGACACTGAAGGCATTCCCGGAGGCTGCCTATCGAGAGATCATCGGCTCGCTCAGCTAA